The DNA window AGTGATGCAGACCCTGCTGAGTgttgctgtgctcctgctgtCCCCGCTCCCCAATTCTGGGCCTGGATGTCATTTGAGTCCAGGCACAGAGGGGTGGCACTGCCACAGacccctgcctgccctggcagAGCAGTGTCCTACCAGAACAGGCAGCAGGGATCCAGGCAGATCACATCCAGCTCTGATCTTCCCCAGTGACTGTGTGGGTCTTTGGGCCTTAACACAACTGATGGAGCAGAGAGGCTATGGAAAAGGCTCATCTTTAATCAGAGGAATACAGAAATGCAACAGGTTGTGTAAAGAGCACAATGTTACAAGCAGCCCATCGTTGCAGGGATCTGGAGGGCTCTCCAGGCAGAAAGCGACACCATCTTCTGCTAGCACTGAGTTCGCAAAGGCAGGGCCAGGGCCACGTGTTGGTGCTCTCTGGTACTGGCAGTGGCTTTGTTGTAACAGTAATCCTGGTGTGAAGGAGTCAGTCACTGGCCCTGCTGTCTTCCCACTTCACTTGCGGCCCTTGGTAGGTGCCAGCCGGCTGTATTGTCCATCGTCCCGCTCACCAAGGggctaaggggaaaaaaaaaggcaaggtgAGCTACAACTGTGCCTGTCCAGCCCTGGGTACAGGGGAAGCTGGCATAAACCTCCCTTTGCCAAGATTCTGGCAAGCTCCCTTGAGTTGAATGACCCCAGAGCATGGGGTAGCTGAGCCTGCTCCATCCTCTGCATCACTCAGGGAGAGGGAGCTGTCAGCTCCCCAGCAGAGAGTAATTTCCAACCTCAAAGGCCACTCTCTCATTATGGTCACACCACTGCAGCCCTGTGCAGCTCCTGCCACCCATGCACACACACCCAAATACGTACACACGAGTGCACGCATGCTCACCTGGTAGAGCTGCTCGTTGGCAATCAGGTTCTGCCTGTCAGAagctaaagaaagaaagacagcgGTCAAAGATCGGGGAGATCATGGGCAGTGTGGTGAGCATTTGCAGACAAACCCAAATGGCTGGCTGCTTTGAGCtctgtgcttttatttcttcttggaGACGTGGTAGACGTGCATCTTGCACCCTGAAAGGCCACCACGCAGCTCCTAGAGAAGCGCAGGCAGCTAGCAGGGCTCTCCCCTCACCTCGTGACATGCGTCCCTTGTCCTGGCCACTGATGCAGTACACAGCAACCATCAGGAGTACGGTGGCGATAACATCTGCAACCACAATCCCCGAGATGGTGGGAGCGTCCACTTCGATGCAGTTCTGGCACACTGGAAGCATAAAAGGACACAACAACTGAGAGCAGGACCCCGACCCAGACCCTCACCCTTGGCTCCAACCCCAGTGGCTGCCCTGCCACCTGGGCCCGTCTGAGCCGGGACAACCTAGGACAGGAGCTGGCAAGACTTTCACCAACTGGCAGAACCAGCCACAAGCTCTGTGAAATCAGTATTTCTCTTAAAAATTTGCCTAAAAACTCCAAGCAGTCCTGTAGCTCTAGAAACAGGGCTTCTGGCACTTACTTCGATAGTACACCTGGAGAACGAAGCGGTCAGTTCCCTTTTCACAGGCATAGGTGCCTCTGGGATCATCGTACATCGCACCCAAGTCCAGCTCCGTTGTGTTTGCTATCCGCTGATTATCTTTGAACCATATTACTTCTTTGTGTGATCCACAGATCAGGTACaccttctcatttttttctttcacaattaTCATCTGTCCTGTAAAAtcaaggagagcagagagcttGACAGCTGAATCCCCTCGCAGTGGTGCAGAACTTAGGAGCCTCACTCAGAGATGGCTGCT is part of the Anas platyrhynchos isolate ZD024472 breed Pekin duck chromosome 25, IASCAAS_PekinDuck_T2T, whole genome shotgun sequence genome and encodes:
- the CD3D gene encoding T-cell surface glycoprotein CD3 delta chain codes for the protein MGAVGARRHPGDPLLQAHRALPWASGLGEEAVLAASQEEAPAPRFPPPDKELGGASRRERSWLLFLPPKLLPLLHAMHRGQALGAWALLASVAVAGLGVQGQMIIVKEKNEKVYLICGSHKEVIWFKDNQRIANTTELDLGAMYDDPRGTYACEKGTDRFVLQVYYRMCQNCIEVDAPTISGIVVADVIATVLLMVAVYCISGQDKGRMSRASDRQNLIANEQLYQPLGERDDGQYSRLAPTKGRK